In the genome of Tissierella sp., the window TACCACAAAATCACCCCCTGAAAGATAGTCAATAGTGAAGAACTAATAACTAATAGTTAAAAGATTTTAATATATTCACTATTCACTATTTGTTATTCAATAATATATCAACTATTCTCTCACTTGCCTTTCCATCTCCATATGGATTTACTGCATTGGCCATTTTATTATATTCATCTTTATTGGATAGTAGAAGGTCAAGCTCATTAAATACATCATTATATTTAGTACCTACTAATTTTGCTGTTCCTGCTTCTATTCCTTCTGGTCTTTCAGTTTCTTCTCTCACTACAAGTACAGGCTTGCCAAAGGTTGGTCCTTCTTCTTGAAGTCCTCCTGAATCTGTAACTATTAAATTTACCTTTGCCATAAGGTTTTCCATAGACTCATAATCTAAAGGCTCTATTAAATGTATTCTCTGATTATTAGATAAAATTGAATAAGCTATTTCCCTTACCTTAGGATTTAAATGCATTGGGAAAACTAATTCTACATCTTCATATTTTTCTATAATATCTCTTATGGCAGTAAATATATCTTCCATAGGTTCGCCAATGTTTTCACTCCTATGGGCTGTCATTAAAATCACTCTTTTATTTTCATAATCAAGACTATTTAATAAATCCAGCTCAAATATGTAATCATCTTTAATAACATACTTCAAAGCATCTATTACTGTATTGCCTGTAATAAAAATTTTGTCATCTGGATAATCTTCTTTCAATAAGTTTTGTCTATTTCTTTCTGTTGGTGCAAAATGATAAGCTGTAATTATGCCAGTTAGTTTCCTATTAGCTTCCTCAGGATATGGGGAATATAGGTTTCCACTACGAAGTCCTGCCTCTACATGGCCAATCTTTACTCTTTGATAAAAGGCTGCCAAAGCTCCTGCAAATACAGTCGTAGTATCTCCTTGAACTAAAAGTACATCAGGCCTCTCCTTTATGATTACCTCTTCAAGCCCCTTTAATGCTCTAGTTGTAATTTCAGTAAGAGTTTGCCCAGGTTTAAATATATTTAAATCATAATCAGGCTCAATATTAAATATTCTTAGAACTTGATCTAACATTTCCCTATGTTGGCCAGTAATACATATAACAGATTCAATACCTTCTCTTTTTTCCAATTCTTTCACTAT includes:
- the wecB gene encoding non-hydrolyzing UDP-N-acetylglucosamine 2-epimerase; amino-acid sequence: MKIMTVFGTRPEGIKMAPIVKELEKREGIESVICITGQHREMLDQVLRIFNIEPDYDLNIFKPGQTLTEITTRALKGLEEVIIKERPDVLLVQGDTTTVFAGALAAFYQRVKIGHVEAGLRSGNLYSPYPEEANRKLTGIITAYHFAPTERNRQNLLKEDYPDDKIFITGNTVIDALKYVIKDDYIFELDLLNSLDYENKRVILMTAHRSENIGEPMEDIFTAIRDIIEKYEDVELVFPMHLNPKVREIAYSILSNNQRIHLIEPLDYESMENLMAKVNLIVTDSGGLQEEGPTFGKPVLVVREETERPEGIEAGTAKLVGTKYNDVFNELDLLLSNKDEYNKMANAVNPYGDGKASERIVDILLNNK